A region of the Pseudonocardia cypriaca genome:
CCTCGAAGCCCAGCCGGGCGACGTGCACGGCGAGCCAGTCCAGATCGACCCCTCCCACGACGAGCACGCACCACCCGTCGCGATCGTCCTCGACGCGTCCCACCTGGGGCGGTACCAGGTCCCGCACCTCGTCGGGCCGCGCGCGCAGCCGGACGCGGGCGAGGTACCGGTAGGGCGCCTCCGTGACGGACCGCTGCACGTAGGCGACCGGGTCGGGATGCTCCCTCGGCCGGAAGCGCCAGGTCGTCGCCACCACGTCGCGCATCCGGTCGAGCCGGAAGGTGCGCCAGTCGGCGCCGTCGACGTCCCATGCCATCAGGTACCAGCGGCGGCCGGTCGCGACCATCCGCATCGGTTCGACGGTGCGCTCGCGCTCCGCGCCGTCGCGGCCGGCGTACCGGAACCGCACCCGCACCGCGTCGCGGCAGGCCCGGGCGAGCGTCACGAGCAGCTCCGGGTCGATCTCGACCCCCGGACCGACGAGGGTCTCGATGGCGCCCTGCACGGCCCGCACCTCCGCCCGCAACCGAGGCGGCATGACCTGGTCGAGCTTCGCGAGTGCGCGCAGCGCCGCCTCCCCCGCCCCGGCGACCGTGCCACCCGACGCCATCCGCAGCGAGACGGCCGTCGCGATCGCCTCCTCGTCGTCGAGGAGCAGCGGCGGCAGCCGGGTGCCCGCGCCGAGCTGGTAGCCGCCGCCGACGCCCGCCGTCGCGTGCACGGGGTAGCCGAGCGCGCGCAGCCGCTCCACGTCGCGGCGCACGGAGCGGTCGGTGACCCCCAGCTCGGCGGCCAGCTCGGCCGCGGTCCACGACGGCCGTCGCTGCAGCAGCGCCAGCAACCGCAGGACGCGCTCGGTGGTGGCCTCCACGCTCACCCGCTGATCGTTCCACGAATCACGGAAGGCAGCTGTCCGCTATCGGCGGGAAGCTGGACGCGTGACCGACCAGACCTGGAACCCCCTGCTCCGCGACCAGATCGACTGGCACTGGACCCACCAGCTGCGCGAGCGCCTCGACGGGCTCACCGACGACGAGTACTTCTGGGAACCCGCCCCCGGCTGCTGGAGCCTGCGGCCGCGGGGCACCGGCACCACCTCGGCGCAGGCCGGATCCGGCGCGATGACGATCGACTTCGCCTTCCCGCAGCCCGTCCCGGCGCCGTTCACGACGATCGCATGGCGCCTCGCGCACGTGATCGTCGGCGTGCTGGCGATGCGCAACGTGGCGCATTTCGGTCGCGCACGCACCGACTACCAGTCCTTCGAGTACGCCCCGACCGCGGCCGTGGCCCTGGCCCAGCTCGACGAGGAGTACGCCACGTGGCTGGCCGGGGTCGAGTCCCTCGGCGAAGCCGGGCTCACCCGCCCGTGCGGGGAGGCCGAAGGGCCGTACGCCGCCCTCCCCATGGCGGCGCTGGTGCTGCACATCAACCGCGAGCTGATCCACCACCTGGCCGAGGTCTGCCTTCTCCGAGACCTTCACCTGCACACCCGGGAGGCGAGCTGAGATGGCCCGCGACGTCCAGATCACCTTCGACTGCGCCGACCCGGCCGCTCTGGCGGCGTTCTGGGCCGAGGCGCTCGGCTACCAGGTGCAGGAACCACCCCGAGGCTTCGACTCGTGGGAGCAGGCCCTCGACGCGTTCGGCGTGCCGCCGGAGAAGCGGAACGACGCATCCGCGGTGGTCGACCCCGAGGGTTCGGGTCCGCGGCTGTTCTTCCAGCGCGTGCCGGAGGGCAAGCAGGTCAAGAACCGCGTGCACCTCGACGTGCGAGCCGCGCCCGGGCTCGCGGGCGACGAGCGGATGGCGGCCCTGGAGGCCGAAGCCGAAAGGCTCGCGTCGCACGGCGCCAGGCGGCTCGAGCGCCACGAGCCCGCTCCCCCGCTCGCCGGCGGTCACATCGTGATGGCCGACCCGGAGGGCAACGAATTCTGCCTCGACTGATCACGCGCCAGCTGCGGGCCGGCACCATGCTCGTCGGAAATGGTGCCGGGGCGTCAAGAAATTCGCGGGGCCGCCACTAGCCGATATCCGGTCTCACAAGCCGAGGTATGCGAACAGGCCGGCGAGCCAGATCAGGAAGTTGCTGACCACGCCCGGGGCAGGGGCCGGTGCGCCCGAACCCGCCGTGCCGGATGGCGGGGTGGTGGCGGCCGTGCCGCCGGTGGCCGCCGAGCTGCTACCGGTGCCGCCGGTCGCCGCCGAGCTGCTGCCGGTGTCACTGGCAACAGCACCGCCTGCGCTGCCGGACGTCTGTTCGTCGCCTGCGCTCGGGCAGAGCACTTCTTGCATGCCGACCGGCAGCTGCGCACACATCTCGCCACCGCCGCCACCGTCGGACGACACGGTCGGCGCGGCGGGAGCCGCGGTGCCGGGAGCGGCGACCGCAGTGCCCGGCCCGAGGAGCATCGCTGCTGCAACCACCGCTGAACCTGCCGCAAGACCCGCCGCTCGCATCATCGTCCCCCTGCCGACCAAATCGGGCACCGATCACGCTACAACTGCACCATTGCCCGGGCAACGTGCACCCGAATTGCGGCGCGCAATGGGTCATTTCCGGAGCTGGGCGGTACCTCCTCGTGTCCCTTCGCATCGTCCGCCCAGGGGTAAGGGCCGAGGCCGGCCTGTTTCGAGACAGGCCGAAGGCGCCTACGGTGATCAGCGTCACGTCGTCCACGCCTCGAGGGTCGAATCCATGACGCCTGTACCAGGGACAGCGCTCCAGCAGCACACCGCGGAGATCCAGGACGGCGGCCACGTCGACGTCCTCATCGTCGGCGCCGGTGTCTCCGGTATCGGCGCCGCGCACCACCTGCGGGACCGGTTCCCCGACCGGTCCTTCGTCATCCTGGACGCCCAGGACGACCGCGGCGGGACATGGTGGACCCACCGGTACCCGGGCGTGCGCTCGGACAGCGACCTGTTCACCTACGGCTACCGGCACAAGCCGTGGCGCGGCCCGTCCATCGCAGCCGGGAAGGAGATCCTCGCCTACCTGGACGAGGTCATCGACGAGAACGACCTGGACCAGCACATCCGCTACCGGCACCGGGTCACGGCGGCCCGGTGGTCCACCGAGGACCGGCGGTGGACGGTCGAGGTCACCCGGGAGGACACCGGGCAGGTCCTGCGGTTCACCACGGACTTCCTGTGGATGTGCCATGGCTACTACAACCACGCCGAGCCCTACCAGCCGCAGTGGTCGGGCATGGACCGGTTCCAGGGCTCGGTCGTGCATCCGCAGAGCTGGCCGGAGGACCTCGACCACAGCGGAAAGCGCGTCGTCGTCATCGGATCCGGGTCCACCGCCTCGACTCTGATCCCCGCGCTCGCGGAGACGGCTGAGCACGTCACGATGCTGCAGCGCTCCCCCTCCTACTACTTCGCGCCGCCCGTCACCCACGAGCTGGCCGTGACGCTGCGCGCCCTTGACATCCCGGAGGAGTGGACGCACGAGATCCTGCGCCGCCAGTACGTCTCACAGCAGCACTGGCTGACCCGGATGTCGCGAGAAGCACCCGATGAGCTGCACACGTTCCTCATCGAGTCGATGCGCCCGCTGCTCCCCGAGGGCTTCGACATCGAGAAGCACTTCACCCCGCGGTACCGCCCGTGGCAGCAGCGCATCGCCGTCGTCCCGGACGGCGACCTGTTCGCGGCGCTGCGGGAGGGGAAGGCCTCGATCGTCACCGACACGATCGAGGAGTTCACCGAGAACAGCATCCGGGTCGGCTCGGGCGAGGAGATCGAGGCCGACATCGTCGTCACGGCCACCGGTTTCAACCTGTCGGCCTTCGGCGACGTGGCCTTCACCGTGGACGGCGAGCCGGTCGACTTCACCCAGCGGGTCACCTGGCGCGGGATCATGATCAGCGGCGTGCCGAACATGGCCTACGTGTTCGGCTACTTCCGGCACAGCTGGACGCTGCGCGTCGACCTGGTCACCGACCTCGTGGACCGCCTGCACCGGCACATGCAGGACAAGGGGGCCACGGTGGTGGTCCCGACGCTGCGGCCGGAGGACACAGACATGGAGATCCGGCCGTGGTCGGATCCGGAGAACTTCAACGCGGGCTACGTCATGCGCTCCCAGCACGTGCTGTTCAAGCAGGGCGACCGCGAGCCGTGGGTCCACATGCTGGAGCACGAGCAGGAGAGGGAGATCCTGCCGAAAGCCGACCTCGACGACGGGTCACTCGTCTACCGCTGAGCTGGAGGTTCTCATGCCCGTGCAGGCCGTCCGCACCGGAGTCGCGCTGAACTACGAAGTGAGCGGCGAGGGAGACCCCCTGCTCCTCGTGATGGGCACCTCCGGCTCCATCCCGCTGTGGGGTGAGCTGCTGCCCCGCCTCGCCGAGCGCTACCGCGTCATCGCGTTCGACAACCGGGGTCTCGGGGGCAGCGAGCGCGGCGAGGGTCCCATCAGCGTGGCGTCGCTCGCGGAGGACGCCTGCGCGCTGCTCGAGGCCCTCGACGTGCCGAGGGCGCACGCCATGGGCTGGTCGCTCGGGTCGGCCGTCGTCCAGGAGCTCGCCCTGGCCCACCCGCAACGGGTCGCCTCGGCCGTCCTGTACGCGACCTGGGGCCGGTGCGACGGCTACCAGCGCGCGATGATCTCCGCGCTCCGGCTTCCCTACGCCGTCCGGGACATGGAGGCCGCGCTGGCCGTCTCCGGGCTGGCGTTCTCCCCCGAGCTGATGGATCGTCCGGACGTCCAGCAGCTGTTCGAGCCGATGCTCCCCGCCTTCCCCCGGACCGAGGCCCAGATGGCGGTCGCCGTGGAGCAGTGGGACGCCGACCTCGCACTCGACACGCTCGACCGCCTCGGTGGGATCGAGGCGCCGACGTTGGTCGTCGTCGGCGAGCAGGACCTGCTGACCCCACCACGGCAGTCGAAGGCGGTGGCGGACGCCATCCCCGAAGCCCGGTACGAGCTGGTGACCGGGCCCGGGTCGAGCCACGGCCTGCACATCGAGCGACCCGCCGACCTGGTGCGGATCGTCACCGGCTTCCTCGACGAGCACCGAATCCTGACCTGAAGAGGGGGTGCAGCCGGGGGATCCGGCCGCATGTCCGACCCTCGGCGGGATCGTCGGCACGACGCCGGCGCCGGGCGCAAGGTCCACGAACGCCCCGCGGACGACCGAGTCGAACACGCGTTCTAAGATCGCTCTCGTCTTGTCGCGCCGGCACGAGGGAGCACCCCAGCGATGACCAACCCCGAGGAAGCAACCGCTGTCACCACCGCGGACGCCCCGGCCACCGACGAGCCCGCCAAGCCTCGCCGTGGCCGGCCGAAGGGTTCCACCGCGCGCACCACCCGCACGATCGAGCTCACCCTCACCGTCACCGGCACGGCCGACGGCGACTGGCAGGCCGAGCTCAAGCAGGGCAGCACGTGGCTCAGCCGCGGCCTGCCCGTCACCGCAGCCGCCGTGTCGAAGGCGGCACAGGAGCTGCACGCGGAGCTGGCCCGACCCATCGACGCGGTCATCGACGCCGCCCGCGAGCAGCGGGCCGCCCGGGTCGCGGCGCTGGAGGCCGAGCTGGAGCAGGCGCGCAAGGCGCTGGCGGAGCTGGAGGAGTAGCCCGCCGGGCGGGTGATCATCGCGTCGGCATCTGGTGCCCCGCTAGTCTCGCCTGATGCTCATCGAGCACCGCGGCCACCGCCCCGTCGTCCCGGACTCCGCCTACGTGGCTCCCTCCGCGGTGGTGTGCGGGGCCGTCGTGCTCGGTGAGCGCGCCCGCGTCCTGCACGGTGCCGTGATCACCGCGGAGGACGGCGAGGTACGCGTCGGCGACGACGTCGTGGTCATGGAGAACGCGCTGGTCCGGGGCCGCAGCAGGCATCCGGCGGTCATCGGCGACGCTGTGCTGGTCGGGCCGCATGCCCACGTCAACGGCGCACGCATCGAGGACGAGGTGTTCGTGGCGACCGGGGCCTCGCTCTTCCCCGGCTCGGTCGCCGGGGCCGGGTCGGAGCTGCGGATCAACAGCGTGCTCCACGTCAACTCCCGGCTGGAGGAGCGGACCGTCGTCCCGATCGGCTGGATCGCGGTCGGCGATCCGGCCGAGCTGTTCTCGCCCGATCGGCACGAGGAGCTGTGGGAGGTCCAGCGGGACCTGGACTTCCCGGGCACGGTCTACGGCGTCCCGCGGGGCACCCCGATGCGCACCGTCATGGCGCGGCAGGTGGAGTTCTACGGGGCGCACCGCGCGGACCACGTGGTGGACGGGTGACCGCCCGAGCCCGTGACGGGCTCGCGGGTCACTCGGCGAGACTCGGGTTGCGCTTGACCGCGACGAGGCTGGCGATCGTGGTGACCGCCAGCACCCCGACGATCACGGAGAGGGAGAGCCCGATGCCGATCTCCGGCACGGGGAGCGGCTCGCCGCCGTTGAGGAACGGCAGCTCGTTCTCGTGCAGGGCGTGCAGCACGAGCTTCACGCCGATGAAGCCCAGGATCACGGCGAGGCCGTAGGGCAGGTAGATGAGCCGGTTGAGCAGGCCGCCGAGCAGGAAGTAGAGCTGGCGCAGGCCCATCAGCGCGAACGCGTTCGCACTGAAGACCAGGTACGCCTCCTGGGTGAGGCCGAAGATCGCCGGGATGGAGTCGAGCGCGAACAGCAGGTCGGTGAGGCCGATCGCGATCATCACGATGAGCATCGGGGTGGCCCAGCGCTTGCCGTCGATCCGGACCGTGGTCTTGGAGCCGTGGTAGTCATCCGTGACGGGGAGCACGCGCCGGATCAGCCCGACGATCCGGGGCTCGGACCACTCACCGTCGTCACCACCGACGCCTTCGCGGACCATCTTCACCGCCGTGTAGATCAGGAATGCGGCGAAGATGTAGAACACCCAGCTCAGGGCGTTGATGGCGGCGGCACCCGCCGCGATGAACAGGCCGCGCATCACCAGCGCGATCACGATGCCGACCAGCAGCACCCGGTGCTGGTGGATCGCGGGCACCGCGAACGCCGACATGATGAGCACGAAGACGAAGAGGTTGTCGACCGAGAGCGAGTACTCGGTGATGTAGCCGGCGAAGAACTCACCTGCGTAGGTGCCGCCTGCGAAGTACCAGAGGCCGAGGCCGAACAGCACCGCGAGCGCGATGTAGAACAGCACCCAGCGGCTGGCTTCCTTGATCGTCACCGCGTGCGGCTTGCGATCGACCAGGAACAGGTCAGCGAGGATGATCGCGGCCAGACCGCCGATCGTGGCGAACCACAGCCACACGGGAACGTTCACGGGGGAGCCTCCAAGGTCTCGGGCAGCAAAAGGCCGCCCCGAGGTCTCTCCCCTTCGCGTCGGCACGCCGCTCCGCGAATCGATGGCACCGGGTTCGGGGATCCGCGTGATTGACGTTCCTGGGCCGCGGGGCCCCTCACCGTGCTGACGGCGCCACCGTTGCCGGGATACTCCCCATCGGTGCATCCCCAGCCTGCCCGTCGATCAGCAGAATTGCCATCGCTGGTGAGTCAGCACACCGGCGGGAATAAATAGCCAGTCGTCCGATTATCCTATTTTGTCCGATTTGTCTGCCCCTTCCCAGTAGGCTGTCTGGAGGAACTCAACTCGAGCAGGGGAGAACGCGGGTGCCCGCACGTATCGAGCTCGACTCGCCCGACTCCGTCGACGGTCGGCACATCCGGGCGGTGACCTTCCAGCCGGTCCGGCTCGAGTACGTCCAGCGCACGCTGGCACGGACCGGTCTGCGGCCCGACGGCGCGCAGGCGCTCGTGGTGGGCAGCGTCCGCGGCGACCTCGCCCGCGGCCTCAGCGGCCTCGGCATGGCCGTCACGGCGCTCGACCCCTCCCCCGTCGCCACGGAGCTGGCCAGGAGAGCCGACCCCGACCCGTCGACGAGCTACCGGACGGCCGCGGCGGAGCACCTCGACGCCCTCCCGGACGCCGCGTTCAGCCTCGCCTACTACGCGGACACCCTCGAGATCACCTCGGACCTGGGCGGCGTACTCGCCCAGGCCGCCCGCGTGCTGCGACCGGGCGGCGTGCTCGTCTACGACACGGTCGCGCGCACGCCGGTCTCCCGGCTGATCTACCTCGGCGCGTTCCAGGCGATCCCGCTCACCCGGATCATGCCGCCGCACCGCTACCGGGCGGATCGGCTGCGCCCGCCGGCCGAGGTCGCGGCTGCGC
Encoded here:
- a CDS encoding helix-turn-helix transcriptional regulator gives rise to the protein MSVEATTERVLRLLALLQRRPSWTAAELAAELGVTDRSVRRDVERLRALGYPVHATAGVGGGYQLGAGTRLPPLLLDDEEAIATAVSLRMASGGTVAGAGEAALRALAKLDQVMPPRLRAEVRAVQGAIETLVGPGVEIDPELLVTLARACRDAVRVRFRYAGRDGAERERTVEPMRMVATGRRWYLMAWDVDGADWRTFRLDRMRDVVATTWRFRPREHPDPVAYVQRSVTEAPYRYLARVRLRARPDEVRDLVPPQVGRVEDDRDGWCVLVVGGVDLDWLAVHVARLGFEAEVLEPPELREAAARLAGRVAAIAGTP
- a CDS encoding DinB family protein, whose translation is MTDQTWNPLLRDQIDWHWTHQLRERLDGLTDDEYFWEPAPGCWSLRPRGTGTTSAQAGSGAMTIDFAFPQPVPAPFTTIAWRLAHVIVGVLAMRNVAHFGRARTDYQSFEYAPTAAVALAQLDEEYATWLAGVESLGEAGLTRPCGEAEGPYAALPMAALVLHINRELIHHLAEVCLLRDLHLHTREAS
- a CDS encoding VOC family protein, with product MARDVQITFDCADPAALAAFWAEALGYQVQEPPRGFDSWEQALDAFGVPPEKRNDASAVVDPEGSGPRLFFQRVPEGKQVKNRVHLDVRAAPGLAGDERMAALEAEAERLASHGARRLERHEPAPPLAGGHIVMADPEGNEFCLD
- a CDS encoding flavin-containing monooxygenase, coding for MTPVPGTALQQHTAEIQDGGHVDVLIVGAGVSGIGAAHHLRDRFPDRSFVILDAQDDRGGTWWTHRYPGVRSDSDLFTYGYRHKPWRGPSIAAGKEILAYLDEVIDENDLDQHIRYRHRVTAARWSTEDRRWTVEVTREDTGQVLRFTTDFLWMCHGYYNHAEPYQPQWSGMDRFQGSVVHPQSWPEDLDHSGKRVVVIGSGSTASTLIPALAETAEHVTMLQRSPSYYFAPPVTHELAVTLRALDIPEEWTHEILRRQYVSQQHWLTRMSREAPDELHTFLIESMRPLLPEGFDIEKHFTPRYRPWQQRIAVVPDGDLFAALREGKASIVTDTIEEFTENSIRVGSGEEIEADIVVTATGFNLSAFGDVAFTVDGEPVDFTQRVTWRGIMISGVPNMAYVFGYFRHSWTLRVDLVTDLVDRLHRHMQDKGATVVVPTLRPEDTDMEIRPWSDPENFNAGYVMRSQHVLFKQGDREPWVHMLEHEQEREILPKADLDDGSLVYR
- a CDS encoding alpha/beta fold hydrolase; this translates as MPVQAVRTGVALNYEVSGEGDPLLLVMGTSGSIPLWGELLPRLAERYRVIAFDNRGLGGSERGEGPISVASLAEDACALLEALDVPRAHAMGWSLGSAVVQELALAHPQRVASAVLYATWGRCDGYQRAMISALRLPYAVRDMEAALAVSGLAFSPELMDRPDVQQLFEPMLPAFPRTEAQMAVAVEQWDADLALDTLDRLGGIEAPTLVVVGEQDLLTPPRQSKAVADAIPEARYELVTGPGSSHGLHIERPADLVRIVTGFLDEHRILT
- a CDS encoding DUF6319 family protein, whose amino-acid sequence is MTNPEEATAVTTADAPATDEPAKPRRGRPKGSTARTTRTIELTLTVTGTADGDWQAELKQGSTWLSRGLPVTAAAVSKAAQELHAELARPIDAVIDAAREQRAARVAALEAELEQARKALAELEE
- a CDS encoding gamma carbonic anhydrase family protein gives rise to the protein MLIEHRGHRPVVPDSAYVAPSAVVCGAVVLGERARVLHGAVITAEDGEVRVGDDVVVMENALVRGRSRHPAVIGDAVLVGPHAHVNGARIEDEVFVATGASLFPGSVAGAGSELRINSVLHVNSRLEERTVVPIGWIAVGDPAELFSPDRHEELWEVQRDLDFPGTVYGVPRGTPMRTVMARQVEFYGAHRADHVVDG
- a CDS encoding TerC family protein; this encodes MNVPVWLWFATIGGLAAIILADLFLVDRKPHAVTIKEASRWVLFYIALAVLFGLGLWYFAGGTYAGEFFAGYITEYSLSVDNLFVFVLIMSAFAVPAIHQHRVLLVGIVIALVMRGLFIAAGAAAINALSWVFYIFAAFLIYTAVKMVREGVGGDDGEWSEPRIVGLIRRVLPVTDDYHGSKTTVRIDGKRWATPMLIVMIAIGLTDLLFALDSIPAIFGLTQEAYLVFSANAFALMGLRQLYFLLGGLLNRLIYLPYGLAVILGFIGVKLVLHALHENELPFLNGGEPLPVPEIGIGLSLSVIVGVLAVTTIASLVAVKRNPSLAE
- a CDS encoding class I SAM-dependent methyltransferase codes for the protein MPARIELDSPDSVDGRHIRAVTFQPVRLEYVQRTLARTGLRPDGAQALVVGSVRGDLARGLSGLGMAVTALDPSPVATELARRADPDPSTSYRTAAAEHLDALPDAAFSLAYYADTLEITSDLGGVLAQAARVLRPGGVLVYDTVARTPVSRLIYLGAFQAIPLTRIMPPHRYRADRLRPPAEVAAALAAAGLTGEDVCGFRPRSIGALVRAVLARKSGRLRDEDLPAVVEFVLDPGHEPVVTYLGTARKPQ